In Streptomyces chartreusis, the following proteins share a genomic window:
- a CDS encoding RNA polymerase sigma factor, producing MDLSPRARIRAGDPEAFAELFVAHAQALYGHASRLTADRAAAEDVVSLTFLEAWRLRERLRPDDQDGDGLRPWLYGIATNVLRNTRRAARRHGAALARLPDRRADVGTVPDFADEVVGRMADAERLAAARAALERLRRPEREVFALCVWSGLSYAAAAEALGVTPASVRSRLARARQKLRRLAEEELAKGAEHRNAEIPGRTCRGGQVPDSRATAARSTQENPHR from the coding sequence GTGGACCTTTCCCCGCGCGCCCGGATACGGGCCGGCGACCCGGAGGCCTTCGCCGAACTCTTCGTCGCCCACGCCCAGGCCCTGTACGGCCACGCCTCCCGTCTGACGGCGGATCGCGCCGCCGCCGAGGACGTGGTGTCCCTGACGTTCCTGGAGGCGTGGCGCCTGCGGGAGCGGCTGAGACCCGACGACCAGGACGGTGACGGCCTGCGTCCCTGGCTCTACGGCATCGCCACCAACGTCCTGCGCAACACCCGTCGCGCCGCCCGCCGTCACGGCGCCGCCCTCGCCCGGCTCCCCGACCGCCGGGCGGACGTGGGGACCGTGCCCGACTTCGCCGACGAGGTGGTCGGCCGCATGGCGGACGCCGAACGGCTCGCCGCCGCCCGCGCCGCGCTCGAACGGCTGCGCAGGCCCGAGCGAGAGGTGTTCGCCCTGTGCGTCTGGTCCGGCCTGAGCTACGCGGCCGCCGCCGAGGCCCTCGGCGTCACCCCCGCCTCCGTACGGTCCCGCCTTGCCCGCGCCCGCCAGAAGCTGCGCCGACTGGCCGAGGAGGAACTCGCGAAAGGCGCGGAACACAGGAATGCCGAAATACCGGGACGAACCTGTCGCGGCGGACAGGTACCGGACAGCCGCGCCACCGCGGCCCGGTCGACTCAGGAGAACCCCCACCGATGA
- a CDS encoding CU044_5270 family protein yields the protein MNPAQRDERVERDELARLLPSPGEPVLSSDRRTLLQEHLMRELTADHSDRTAEAARTRTRRRFAAIAVPLATAAAVTATVLLGASGNPATDQQAVDLLNRIAEVAAAQPAASVRDDQYVYVATQDTENGDEYGDISLRREDWQPVDGRRSGLARIKVLPGSENPYIHSGDMKLSRDANVTYYRELEALPTDPEQLYRVIWDGTEGEGPTQEAAALEEICSMLPSATLLPDLNAALYRAAAKIPGVSVVENAEDLAGRKGVGLTFKDGDDQDTWVFDKKSLRFLGTDEEALLGVGIADRIGEVPEN from the coding sequence ATGAATCCCGCACAGCGCGACGAGCGCGTAGAGCGCGACGAACTGGCCAGGCTGCTGCCGAGCCCGGGTGAGCCGGTCCTGTCGAGCGACCGCCGGACTCTCCTGCAGGAGCATCTGATGCGCGAACTCACCGCTGATCACAGCGACAGGACCGCCGAGGCCGCCAGGACGCGCACCCGGCGCCGCTTCGCCGCCATAGCCGTCCCCCTCGCCACCGCCGCCGCAGTCACGGCCACCGTCCTCCTCGGCGCCTCCGGCAACCCCGCCACCGACCAGCAGGCCGTCGACCTGCTGAACCGCATCGCCGAGGTCGCCGCCGCGCAGCCCGCCGCGTCCGTCCGCGACGACCAGTACGTCTACGTCGCCACCCAGGACACCGAGAACGGGGACGAGTACGGCGACATCTCCCTGCGCAGGGAAGACTGGCAGCCCGTCGACGGCAGGCGGTCCGGACTCGCCCGCATCAAGGTCCTCCCCGGCTCGGAGAACCCGTACATCCACAGCGGCGACATGAAGCTGAGCCGCGATGCGAACGTCACGTACTACCGGGAACTCGAAGCCCTGCCCACCGACCCGGAGCAGCTGTACCGCGTGATCTGGGACGGCACCGAGGGAGAAGGCCCCACCCAGGAGGCCGCCGCGCTGGAGGAGATCTGCTCGATGCTGCCGTCGGCGACCCTGCTGCCCGACCTGAACGCCGCGCTCTACCGTGCCGCCGCGAAGATTCCCGGAGTCTCGGTGGTCGAGAACGCCGAGGACCTCGCCGGGCGCAAGGGCGTCGGCCTCACCTTCAAGGACGGTGACGACCAGGACACCTGGGTCTTCGACAAGAAGTCCCTCCGGTTCCTCGGCACGGACGAGGAAGCTCTGCTGGGTGTCGGGATCGCCGACAGGATCGGTGAGGTGCCCGAGAACTGA
- a CDS encoding sodium:solute symporter family protein: protein MNSLDWAVLIGYFGVMVAIGVWSHKRVDNVSDFFTAGGKMPWWLSGISHHMSGYSAVMFTGYAGIAYTYGVTSFVTWSFPIALGIAIGSKLFAPRINRLRSRLHVASPLEYLKNRYDLKTQQALAWSGMLLKIVDVGAKWAAIATLLSVFTGVSLNQGILITGCITAVYCTIGGLWADALTELGQFVIQLLAGVAMFVAVIMELNDKGIGFLDAWDRPELQGHGEPLVGPYGTVFLLAFLFIKLFEYNGGMLNQAQRYMATATPREAERSARLSAVLWLVWPVVLFFPMWMSPLLVESQKPDGSDSYGLMTEQLLPHGLLGLVIVGFFSHTMAMCSSDANAIAAVFTRDVAPVLSKQARAWGERSGLIAARVTTVVFLALSMAVATQVNSPTFKDIITVVIKWVAGLMGPIAIPMMLGLLRPFRRSGPTAALTSWSMGLLAFWLVNYPISWQIEGGVPLQYQVSIPLAVSLILYILIGFLKPEDTPERLAVVERINTDDDGTAAAAVPAPAGEVEDAVGTRAKD from the coding sequence ATGAACAGTCTCGACTGGGCCGTGCTCATCGGCTACTTCGGCGTGATGGTCGCGATCGGCGTCTGGTCGCACAAGCGAGTGGACAACGTCAGCGACTTCTTCACCGCCGGCGGAAAAATGCCCTGGTGGCTGTCCGGCATCTCGCACCACATGTCGGGCTACAGCGCGGTGATGTTCACCGGGTACGCGGGCATCGCCTACACCTACGGCGTCACGTCCTTCGTCACCTGGTCCTTCCCCATCGCGCTCGGCATCGCGATCGGTTCGAAGCTGTTCGCGCCGCGCATCAACCGGCTGCGTTCACGGCTCCATGTGGCCTCCCCGCTGGAGTATCTGAAGAACCGCTACGACCTGAAGACCCAGCAGGCGCTGGCCTGGTCCGGCATGCTGCTGAAGATCGTGGACGTCGGCGCCAAGTGGGCCGCCATCGCCACCCTGCTGTCGGTGTTCACGGGCGTGTCCCTGAACCAGGGCATCCTCATCACCGGCTGCATCACGGCCGTCTACTGCACCATCGGCGGCCTCTGGGCGGACGCGCTGACCGAACTCGGCCAGTTCGTCATCCAGTTGCTGGCCGGCGTCGCGATGTTCGTCGCGGTCATCATGGAGCTGAACGACAAGGGCATCGGCTTCCTCGACGCCTGGGACCGGCCGGAGCTCCAGGGTCACGGCGAGCCGCTGGTCGGACCGTACGGAACCGTCTTCCTGCTCGCGTTCCTGTTCATCAAGCTCTTCGAGTACAACGGCGGCATGCTCAACCAGGCCCAGCGGTACATGGCCACGGCCACCCCGCGGGAGGCCGAGCGCTCCGCGCGGCTGTCGGCGGTGCTGTGGCTGGTCTGGCCGGTGGTGCTGTTCTTCCCGATGTGGATGTCACCGCTGCTGGTCGAGTCGCAGAAGCCGGACGGCTCGGACTCGTACGGCCTGATGACCGAACAGCTGCTGCCGCACGGTCTGTTGGGCCTCGTGATCGTCGGCTTCTTCTCGCACACGATGGCCATGTGCTCCTCCGACGCCAACGCGATCGCGGCCGTGTTCACCCGGGACGTGGCGCCGGTGCTGTCGAAGCAGGCGCGGGCGTGGGGCGAGCGGTCCGGGCTGATCGCGGCCCGGGTGACCACGGTCGTCTTCCTCGCCCTCTCGATGGCGGTGGCGACCCAGGTCAACTCCCCCACCTTCAAGGACATCATCACCGTCGTGATCAAGTGGGTCGCCGGTCTCATGGGCCCGATCGCCATCCCGATGATGCTGGGCCTGCTGCGACCGTTCCGCCGCTCCGGCCCCACCGCCGCGCTCACCAGCTGGTCGATGGGTCTGCTCGCCTTCTGGCTGGTCAACTACCCGATCAGCTGGCAGATCGAGGGCGGCGTGCCGCTCCAGTACCAGGTCTCCATCCCGCTGGCGGTCTCGCTGATCCTCTACATCCTCATCGGCTTCCTCAAGCCGGAGGACACCCCGGAGCGGCTCGCCGTCGTCGAACGCATCAACACGGACGACGACGGAACGGCGGCGGCCGCGGTGCCGGCGCCGGCGGGTGAGGTGGAGGACGCCGTGGGGACGCGGGCGAAGGACTGA